The Diachasmimorpha longicaudata isolate KC_UGA_2023 chromosome 2, iyDiaLong2, whole genome shotgun sequence genome segment AAGTCTGAAATAGACGCCGTATCCTCAAAAAGTAGTCCTGATCTGCAGAAAGATGTCAGAAGAGAACTACCTCTCTCCGGAACTGAAAATGAACTTCGGAACAAAGATAAAAATGAGCCAAAAGAAGTTGAAGATCAACTGCAGAGGAGAATTGAAGCCGTGAAAGAGAAGGTGAAACGAGAGATCGAGGAAAACGCCAGGATCAAAGAGATCGAGGCAAATAACGCGAAGTATGATGAATTAATGAGATCAGAGGAGAAGAATGTGGAGGACACGATGAATGATAGTGGCAGGGAGAAACGACTGGAAGAGGATGACCGTGAGGAGTCTGGCATCATTAATGGGACTGACCAGGACGAGGCAGAGGTCGCTGAAGAAGATGATAGCTTACATGGGAGCATTCGGAAGAGATCGGCAGCTGTCTATGATGATCTTGGCGATAACAGCGAGATTGAAGAGGAGATTAAGTTAAGGAGGAAGGGAAATCCTAAAACACGGAAGTTTCGAAAATCTGTGATACCAGCCCCCAGGTACAATGGCCTCGATGACAGTGATTCAgatttggaaattgaaaagtcAGAGGTAAAATGATGAGGGTAAATGTTCCAGGTGCAGTCAGCAAAAACGAATATGCGAATTTCCCAGgcaaattgttattttatttggttttttaatttttcaaaagagcTGGTAATTTAAACATTCGTTCTTGCTGAGGACATTATATTCGACCCTTATTGAATACTTGAGTAgaacaaaaaatgaacatGTTGGGTAACAATCGATGGTGAGATAACATGAGCTACTGGAATATTTACCTGAGTATTTTTGGAGACGATACGACGTTAGAGCCAGGCCAATCGATTTGTTCGTAGGTCTAAGGGATTGAAGGAGGGTAAACGAAGATTAAAGCATTCCAAGTTTAGCGGGACTAGGGATGAACGTGAAAGTTTTTTGTTTCCCGGCCGATTGTATACGAGACAACGGAGGGAGATGAAGGCTCGGAGGAGACGGATAGGGTCTCACAAGAAGAAGCGAGGGGGAAAGCCGAGACACAAGCATCGGGTAATATTTCAAGTTAATCATTTATAAATCCGGGATGAGGCATTGGGTAAGCCGGAGGATTTAAAGAATTAATCACTGGATGGGAAACTTTCATAAgttctctcattatttttttgtccattCCAACGGTATGAGCCAAAACGTTCTTGATGTGAACACAACTTCTATTTCTCTTTGGGGATTATTAGGCAATTACTCCAAAAAACCTGAGCTTTCTATCAAGTTTTTacaaaatctgacattttTGTAGAATAATTGTTTGAGATAAGTTTAAGGTTttctaaataaatagaaaattcagAGACAGAGTGGAGGCCTCGATGGAGGTGAAATTAAAGGAAGATGGGAGAGGGCTGCGGACGAGCCTTTGGATGAGGTAGTGGCGGATTCTGTTGCCGATGCAAACTCGATGGGAGACCTTGCCAATGCTCAGGATTTGGGTGCACAGCTCGCCCCCGAGTACCAAGAGGCCTTCGGGGGTCTCCCCAACCAGCCTAACGCGGCCTTAGCACGATACAAGAGAATCAGAAGATCGTCTTGATGAAAAAGTTTAAGATAATTCTCAATGTAATTAGCATAATCACGTGACATTCTGTGCTCAATAGCTACTTTAAGCATTAAACCCCTTGGGAAGGGGGTCAGGTCTCgacgaatgaataaataattcttttgATATTTAACGACAATTTAATAGAGCCtgattatttacaaaattttctaaaaaacattggattttcattctctttcCCTTCTAACTTCTCCTTAAACTCTAAAAAATGTCCGATTAACTATTTATTAAACTTTTCATTATGCGATAGAACGGTTTTTTTTCTTAGAAAAAAAGGGGATAAAAATTCTGACAATTGGATGAAAACAAAGCGGATAAAGAGTTTTCATTATGGTGTCCTATTTTTTGTCTTTgttcaatttattattgaatttattctttttcCATCGCTCTCGGTTTATTCTATTTTCCTTTAACATTTAATGTGCTGTTCCTCTCTCATCCATGGCACAGTAGAACGACCACTCTCATTGCACATacccattttcattttattcctctATCGATTTTAATGAGATATACATCCAGGTTTTTCGACTTCATCCAATAATTATTCTCTCAGCTGACACTATCACTTCTTTCATGTTTTCCTCAATATTTTCTCAGTAATTTGTGCGCATTTACAATTGTCGTACTTTaatattattctttttttttcactcgtttcTCGTCATTCTCCCCCAGTTCGAGCGTTACAGTTATTCTAATAAATGTATAAACTATTATATTACACAATGCGTGAGAGGAATATTATTTACAACGTTTGTATGTTCTTGTTTAGTCATTTAATTTGTAgttttggattattttttcaattgtataAAGGGTGAAAGGGGCtcgggaggaggggggagggatggTGGGAATTGAAAAGAGACGGATAATTATTAGAGAGCTATTACCGAGATGGATATACACTTTCCCATGTACCATTCGTAACCAGAATTTGACGAATAAATTTCCATCGATACGGCGAGTCCGTTTGtttaatttctcaattaattatttccattttcataCTTGGTTTTTATTATAGAGAAGATGATCTggccaattaattatttaatgctcgtttttaattattaaaatctaatgACGTCAACATCGAATATCAGAATgtaagaaaaatttgaaaaagtcACCTCGCATTGTCTCTCATGACTTGCGAAttctttaaatatatttttattattttcattgttacaAGATTATTTGAATTCGCGCGTGAACGacattggaattttatttattaaatttattgaattgaattattaaattttcagttaTCGTCAGCAAGGCTTTATTTAAAATGACTTTAATGTGATTTAATCatgcattttttaatggacaaattgggaagaaaaattgtttagtacttggattattatttttttcaacatttcttCCGTATTTTCTTGGTTCGTCATTTTATGCTGTTTAACTATGAAAATCGATGTTTGAGTAAATGTTGTTCATTCATGATCATATGAGACAATTATCCCCACATCACAAGGATTTTCCGGGATTCATCTAAAAATTCTGGCTGTTTTATCCACACGTAACGTCGACTATTTAcaaataattacaataattttctgtctccctcttcccGCAATCTTGattcataaaataatgaaacaagTAACAGATAATAAAAACCATTCTCTCCTCCTCTAGTCATTTTCTAGATCGTGAGGTTCTTTTCACCCTCTCTACTCTTTCTAATTTCTCCCTTTCATTgtaaaaacaataattcttCAACAAGAATAATTCTGTCTACTCTGTGGTATGAGGAGATAACTGAAAAAACTCCAAAAATTATACCGAATCTATTCAttaaaatgaagaataaattgaGTAAATATAACTATTTTTATCTCCTGATTCcactttgaacaaatttcaTTGCAAGAAAGGCAATAAAGACTAGTGTTTCGATTCATTAGCATTTCATGTCCTAGCTCCCAGTTCGAATCTCATTCTCATGTGTCTGGTCTGAACGATATTATCTGGTCTAAATATAACGGTACATAATACATAACCATTGCAATTGGTATGGGGTCCAATTTTATTGGTCTCTTTATCATACACAGACATATTGCTGTGTAATTCTCTCTCATTACAGGGATTTTATTATGtaaaaagtaattaatttgttaCCGTGTTACCGCGGATagtgcattttttttcgtactaGTTAGTCATTTTTAAAGAGATACAAtggtgaataatattttttgtagtGGTTCCGTGATATTTAGACCCCTATTCGATGAAGACCCTTCCATTTACCTAATCCCCCACTTGTTTAAGTACTAAACATTTGCGCTGgatcaacaaaaaataaaatctaagTGAATAGAATACCACATTACCTCCCAATCCCTCCGGAATTCGCAGACCTCTTATTTTTTGGCACTACTTCCGAACActgagaattcaattaaaacaaCTGGAAACTGCTCTCACAGAACTATTactatttttcctgaattttccctCTTGCCTTTCAGTTTAGTCTTTCAACTGTCAACTGCTTAGCAGAATTCACAATGAGATTAAGGGAAGAGAAAAATGGACTATCTGATTTcacaaatcaaataaattattcaactgaattttcaaattaatctctcaactgaaaaattcatccGCTCACTTACACTTGtatcaaatttttcttaatgatAGAACATGAAATTTCCTAATAtttctccccccctccccccatttggataaatatttgaaaattacgaGATTGTGTAGATAAAAACATTCTTTTCTTAGTAAAACCTACTCGGGCCTTTTCTTCCAGAAAGGATCATTCAACTCACcgacaattatttcattaacaaCTATTCAAATGTGTATAAAGTACAGTATTactttcaaaaaatcaattgacaatTGCGGAGGGTACAGGCGAGAGCCCCAATACGTGCcacaaatttatatttattatgattcaatttttcattgttattttttcctcattgttCCCCATGACCTTTACCATTCCATTGTATTATCCTAATCTTCGCTCCATAATTATCGCCGTAAATTCATAAGGAATTTTTACAAGAACCCTCTGTACTCAAGGAACACCACACgagaaaacaaattattgattttgtgatgagaaaaaaagataattaaattattgcgTCATCGCTACGGTTTTTTTCGGTGGCAGTTTTCTAAATGAATCTGCCTTAGCTCTCCACTGATATTCTTAACATGAACTTCCTTATTAACTTCCCCCGTTAAAATTGTAAGAAGATTGAAATGATATGCAGAtaacaacaattaattatcacagCGTGCCGAAGGCCTGTATTATCGCAATTCAATGGAAAGAAGAAAGCAGTtggtgtaaataaaaaattttccggaCAAGAAATGGAATACTATATTGTCTCCTCATTTCACTGAACGATAGAATGGACTCGTCAACTTTCTAATTAACAATAACTtgcgatttttaaaatattatacAGAAATTATGTAAAGAAACGACtgagatttattttttgcaaCAAAATCCGTTTCTGTGTAAAACATTGACGAGTAGCGTACAAAGGgaaagtaatttttaaaaaagtatTGACTACGAAACGTGCTCCTTCGGGCACAAATTCAGTGTCGAATAAATTCTTCTTATGTTCCTCTCAACATCAATCCTTTTCCTTCCAACAGTTATATATATTTAACTTGTCTCTGTATATCTGTATACTTGAATGCCTCGAGGCGAATCACAATTTATAAATCTCTTCTtactcacaaaaaaaaacagaacaaAGATGAAACAAGAAGTGGAACAGaggaaaaatatgtaaaatttGAGAAAAGAAAATCTTTATCTACAGTATCCAGTCACTTATTCATATTTATGAGAAAATTGAGTTTAATGGATTAATTGAATGCTTTGACTCTCAATGTTTCCCTTATACATTGTCATTCACTAATCTTTACTCTTAATAATTTCACTCTTTTGTGCATTTTTAGAGATCATATTATGATACAATGTACAAAgtagtataaaataaaaaaagaattgataaatttttttataacgacGATGAAATTTCAAGTATGCTAATCAACTCAATCGTTaacaaatcaaataatttgttgcatagatgaaaaattttcaaacggagGCACAAAGAAATATAACAGTCATAATTTctgtaattgaattgaatgaggAGTAGAGTTTTTCACGTATTTTCAATTATGGAGATATCGATTGAAATTGTACACTTCTAAATTTTAGCATCTTgctatatatttaattttcattgacaattGAAACTGTTCAAGACGCAAGATAATGCGTCTTTGGATAAGATTATTATGCCCCAGAATTtgacaattcaatttcatttcaccatacgaaaaaattatcgcatgtaataccacaagagctccgaaattatcggatatttcccgataggttcgttgcaaacaaatgaacgtgtcaagttttccagtttaaaaatcacgagcgcgaagcgcgagtgatttttctggaaaacttaacaagcttatttgtttgcagggaaccttgagggaaatatcagataatttcgaagttcgagtggtattcgggggattattttttgcatccaaatcttggccgatagaattgcaccatgagacataattttcaacgaattgccattaatctgtcagatacaattgagggttacttcaacatttgtttttttttatatatatcaacatgcaaaatttccagtgaaatttccaagaatatccgctgaaataccgtgttgactatacaaaataacgtcgaatggtgcaatcctattggccaagatttggatgggaaaaataatcacatataataccacaagtggttcaaaattatcgaatatttcccgatagattcgttgcaaacaaatgaaggagtcaagtttttcaggctaaaaaatcacgagtgcgaagcacgagtgatttttcctgaaaaacttgacgacttcatttgtatgcagggaacctagagggaaatattctataattttgaagctcgagtggtattcaggggattatttttcctatccaaatttcggccaagagaattgtgccatgacatgaaaagaggtttatttggttaagtgtcgtttgtttaccaaaatattcaaaaaattatcgctgatattcgaggtaggctatacaaaatatcaacaaatggtgcaattctattggctgaaatttgggtgggaaaaataatcaacaaaatttcaaacttttttaaaaaactccaATATTAAATTCCAAATTGTTGAGTAATTAACAAACGCTGTAATAAATCAATCAGTCGGTCGTCCCTGTATAATTGTCTACCCCAACGGTAGATATATCCAGAACTAAATCGAACCACAAATAACTCAATCCCCTCATAGAAATCAATCGCAGAAATTTGTCAAAAATAGACTGAATAAATTCATCCGAAGCATTATCGAATAATGTCAATCAAATTGTCCTCGTTTCGAATTAAAATCCAACAACACCAggataaaataacaatttatcctaagagagaaaaatatggagCAGGTGAATTGAATCCACATATGAGTCGAcgataatttcaattatctcATAAACGTTATTTCATGCTTTTGGAATTGGAAAAATGCTTTGCAAATGATTATCTCTCTagctaaataaaaataattgtttaaagaCGATCTAGCCTAAAGTGATCTTCGGCATTAGCATCTGATATCACCATATCAGGATCGGTGAGCATCTGTAGACCGTCCAGGTCAATGGGTCCGAGGCCCTGTCTCAGGGCATCGTCCGATGTAAATAAATCTGGATCAAACTCACCAGACATCGATGAGCCCAAGTCCTTGGCAAACTCTGGACTCGTTAGGTCATCTGTCCCCGAAAAATCTGCGAACATAATGACAGCCTCTTTTAatacgtcattttttttcaatccagaCAATGTAAAGCGCTTGTCTCCTTAGGACAGAGGGGGTAAACACTTTACATTTACCTCCTCCCAAGAGTCTAAACGCTTATCAGTTCACGGTTAATCACGATTTAATCAATGTATACTTGATATTGAAACGAGGTTTAACCCAGTTTCGGTCCGAAATTATGCAGGATCTTTATGAAGATCTTTCTATCGGTTTTTAATTGGAACATAAATCTTGGAAACCGAATTCGGAGCTATGAATAAATCGGCCCATCATTCTTCACCACTGCACTACAGAAATACAGGTGTTAAATCTGCTTCATTCATGGTTTTAAATAATTGTCCCAATGACCTTTCGCCGACGACTGACAGTCACTGAATTCCCATTGTACTTATCTGAGTGATCGCGTCGTATATATATACACAGGTACGTTATCACGAAAGATGGACCGCGATCGATTGATTTCATTAGCCAATTAGTCGAAATTGGGCAAGTGAAACTAAAaacttaaatttatataattcttTCAAACTATCTCAATTCTTTACCGCGTGACATCACGATTTAAGCATAGCCCCTATTTTCTTCATCAACAATGGTCATAAATTACAGAACCCTTTCCCTCCTCAATCGCGTGACGATCCATTTTTACGTCCTCAGTGGTTCGTATTTTAAGAACGTACTAATGGTTCGGCATTTCAGTATCATGGTCTGGCTTTGAGAACTTTCCTGACTGAAACTGATTTTAGTACGTCTTAAATGTtgaatttcagtattttttaggTAATTATAAGACCCTATCATCAATATGCTCTCTAGGTGCGTCGAGGGTAGGGGATTTATCGATTTTAAACGCAattcagaatttattcaaTCCTAATTTAGTGTTGTCCTGATTTGAATATTGTCGTGAACCTGAAATATTCCAGATTCCGGAATATGATGTACCGGATTCGAGGATCAGAAAGCTCTGCACACGAACCGGTTTTTAGAAACGTGAAGAGGCACTCTAGCGTGATGAATATGGAGTAATCATTGAATTCGTCGCAATTGATTTTCAGTATAATTAAAGATCATCCAAGTGTTATTTTCGCCTTGTTGTCCTTTGGAAAATACCTTTCACCGGCCAATTGAACACCCAAATAATATTCATTCACCTGTCAGTATAATTGTAGGTGTATTGGGTGTCTGAGGCGTCAATTGTTGCGTCGTAGTTGGTGTCCTCGGTTGATATGCCATCTGAGGACTCGTACTGTAGTATCCTCCGTCACTACTACCCAATTCTCCGCCCACATTAATCATATCATTCTGTTGGAACAACAAAGTATCATGAAAAAAACCATAAATTACCCCAGgccataattaattaactattcAAATCCTGTGATAGATGAGGTAAATTATAGGGTAGACTCACCTGGCTGTAGCTCGACGTCTCGTTCGTCGAGCCAATGTACGAACTAATGCTGTTGGGGTCCACCGTTGAATCCATCTAGTGCAAACATAAAACATAATTCtcctttaattattttagCATGACAGTGTTCATGTTTTTTTGTGTTCCTCAATGTTGAAAGCATTTTAATGGCCTTTTTACGGACTGAAGCTGCCATCGATCGCCTACCTCGAAGctttttttctgtcattttcATGTTCAAAAacgtttcgatattttttattcttagtTACATTTTTTTGTAAGTCTCTGAGTGAACACATGGAATTTGTTGAGTTGAGTCTGGGCTTGAACTTAGTAGCAGGACAATCAAAGATTTCTAGAGATTCGCCTCAGTGCGAAAACAACTGTCACTCATTACAACGGATGTAAGCTCATCATATCGATATTATCATGAGGAATATGTCGATGTTGATATTGAACAGGAGCATAATAGAGACTTTCGATTACTTTGTTGAATTTCAAAATGGTATACAATGTAACTAGGGCTTGACTCTCATGGGTAAAGTGGTCTTTGATCGTTAGGAAGGAAGCACTCGCCTCTAGCGAGTGTTACACACCTCCCATCCTCCAAAAAATAACTTTTTCTGACGGACGCAAAGTATCGCCTTAGGCGAACCTCGTTTACGACTCGCCAACGCCTCGTGCTACAAACTGCACACTCCTCATAAACGTCCCGTTTCCATCCTTATGATCCAATGTACTATTTTCGGCACAGGGGAGGAGTTGTGTAGCGCTCGCCGCAGGCCCGAAAAATTTCCATGGAAAGTGTGGAAATAACATGAATTGCGTAGAAAATCATTCGATTCTGACGACTTGTTGGTAAACTATTTtcgttttcataaaaaataaaaagtgaaaaactTTTTCGATGGTAGTAGAAGTCTAATaagaatttaatataatttccCAGACAAATCACTGGagttttttattctattttgatGTGTATGGACCGATGAGCCCAGGATTTGCTATTCTACTTGATATCGTTGTTTTACGACGATGGGAGGGGAATAACAACTACCTGCGAGGTCCAACCGGACTCCACGAGCTGCTGCACAACTTGGGCCCAGTCCTAACGGTAGGCAGGTAACAGAATAAAGAATTGGAGCTTTTGAGTCACAATTTGTGGGAggtaattttaattagaatttttcgcaTGCTTCCCACTACATATTGCCTAAACTCTTGCAATTTCGCAACGATGGGTTTATATTTCATCGTGAGAATTGAAATATACTCACCacttcctgatattttgtcaattttattggaatagaaaaaagggaaaaatcgaaattaagTTTTTTATGtcgcaattaaaaattgactCTAATTTATCAACGAATGTTTACTCACCACTCCCTTCAGTAAGCACAAACATAAAGCATAAGTAACTCGTTAATTATCGGTTTTAATCCAtcaagttattttttattcgtatAGATTTAGCTTCGCTTGCCACTTGCACTCGTATTATTGATTACAACTATGAGCTTAGACTTTAAAAACAGCATAGATGTTACCGTGGGCCGACCCATTCATGCtcgaatcaataattaattactaacCATATTAAACTGCTCAAATGTCTGTTGGAGTGCAGCGGCCTGTGCCTGATTAATGAAGTAGCTGTTTTGGTCTATGCTGTCCGACGTGAGGCTGGGTGGTCCGGGATGGCCTGTGGGACTTGGTGGTGCCGATGGATTGTTACTGTAGCTCAGAGGGCTCCccttaaattgaattaatccgcagatcaatgaaaaattccggagAGATTGGTGAatcgaaaaattatgtaaGAATTATCTTACTTGAACTGTTAATCCAGGAGATGACTGGGGGGAGGGTCTCACTGGCTGATTTGTCCTGTACGAACCGAGGGAATTGAGCTGTTGTTGATGTTGAGGTTGCGAGGTTTTCTAGAGTTGAAGGACACAACAGATTATAAGTATATctacttaattaatttttctaaagaaatCATTGTAATTCGAAGTTGAATCTTATTTTTTAACAGGGATATCGAGGAAGGTCATCAAAGAGGAAAAATTCATCTGTTCGAGATAATGATTTTGTTATATTTTCAACTAGCACGTCCAATGATTCAATAAAACCAATATGTGATTTCTaacaaattatggaaaatgcaGGAAAGTTCCCTGAAATCTTGCAATAAAACTAATGAATACCATTTATTAAAGTTTATTACACTCACGGGACTTTGTGGTGGCACTGGACTGTGTGGCTGTTGATAAATGTAATGGTGAGCAGGACTGTGTGACGCAGAAGGTGGTGGTTGAGCAGGCGTTTGCCCGTAGGACTGTAGATCCTGTTGCGAAGTACTTGTGCTATTCTCCAATGCCACACCctggtgaaaattattatcccCCAATAAATTTGACTTCAAGGAATTAATGCCAAGTGTTCCACTTCacttattgatttttcttcaattcgtCGTATATCTAACATATAACTAGATATTACATTACACGGTTCAATTGGTGTGAATGTGATGGATTGAAGTGAAAATTTAGAGAAGTCATTGATTCTACGGAGATTCGTTTTACAAACGTAAGcaaatttgtttaattgaGGGCCTTGACTAGTAATTTAAATTGCTTTTCTTCTCTTATTCGCCAGAGAAGGGAAAATACAATAACAAACCTACGCAATATCTCTCACTGTAAacgcttattttttttataaacgtTCTCCATGGAGTGCAGCCATTCCAAGTATTttcttaaattaaaaatccaaacaGAGACACTATGTCTCACGATCTCACGAAGGGGTATCTATCGAGCTTGAATAAACTTTTATAATATCCATTTCTCGTTAGTATTTTCATCTTGTTTCACTTGGATATAAATAGAATAACATTAAATTGAATCTCAATAGCGACTTCAAAAACAAACTTCTCTCCACTTCAATAAATCCTATTCCTCACCCTCCGTATAAATCTGAAATTCAGAGCTAAAATTATCTTCACTAGTTTTAAGCGAAACATCCATTCAGACGAGTCGTTCAAATGCAGAGGATGACTTTAAATATTGATCAAAAATATCT includes the following:
- the LOC135159765 gene encoding uncharacterized protein LOC135159765 isoform X1, with product MRRLGISLGSCILIAIITGTIVDCSTVTHLRSKEALQDSGNNSNSSGTIILRKKRLIRYEDLPLSIRKRLAKNLETISDYEDDLDDEESDSFQSIDRYNRGPSDADNDFDDHSVDKRAAMTNEEESNEQGVEEIGVNDPVPNKSRVKRDKILQEDLRKKVNLELAKSQLERVEKKVEDEIRSLKKRSKSSGDTSKSESDSKKRQIITPNVSSHPRLLKIEVDTFEIGQESPKDTFDSVDRLKKSEIDAVSSKSSPDLQKDVRRELPLSGTENELRNKDKNEPKEVEDQLQRRIEAVKEKVKREIEENARIKEIEANNAKYDELMRSEEKNVEDTMNDSGREKRLEEDDREESGIINGTDQDEAEVAEEDDSLHGSIRKRSAAVYDDLGDNSEIEEEIKLRRKGNPKTRKFRKSVIPAPRYNGLDDSDSDLEIEKSEANRFVRRSKGLKEGKRRLKHSKFSGTRDERESFLFPGRLYTRQRREMKARRRRIGSHKKKRGGKPRHKHRKIQRQSGGLDGGEIKGRWERAADEPLDEVVADSVADANSMGDLANAQDLGAQLAPEYQEAFGGLPNQPNAALARYKRIRRSS
- the LOC135159765 gene encoding uncharacterized protein LOC135159765 isoform X2; translation: MRRLGISLGSCILIAIITGTIVDCSTVTHLRSKEALQDSGNNSNSSGTIILRKKRLIRYEDLPLSIRKRLAKNLETISDYEDDLDDEESDSFQSIDRYNRGPSDADNDFDDHSVDKRAAMTNEEESNEQGVEEIGVNDPVPNKSRVKRDKILQEDLRKKVNLELAKSQLERVEKKVEDEIRSLKKRSKSSGDTSKSESDSKKRQIITPNVSSHPRLLKIEVDTFEIGQESPKDTFDSVDRLKKSEIDAVSSKSSPDLQKDVRRELPLSGTENELRNKDKNEPKEVEDQLQRRIEAVKEKVKREIEENARIKEIEANNAKYDELMRSEEKNVEDTMNDSGREKRLEEDDREESGIINGTDQDEAEVAEEDDSLHGSIRKRSAAVYDDLGDNSEIEEEIKLRRKGNPKTRKFRKSVIPAPRYNGLDDSDSDLEIEKSEANRFVRRSKGLKEGKRRLKHSKFSGTRDERESFLFPGRLYTRQRREMKARRRRIGSHKKKRGGKPRHKHRRQSGGLDGGEIKGRWERAADEPLDEVVADSVADANSMGDLANAQDLGAQLAPEYQEAFGGLPNQPNAALARYKRIRRSS
- the LOC135159765 gene encoding eukaryotic translation initiation factor 5B-like isoform X3 encodes the protein MRRLGISLGSCILIAIITGTIVDCSTVTHLRSKEALQDSGNNSNSSGTIILRKKRLIRYEDLPLSIRKRLAKNLETISDYEDDLDDEESDSFQSIDRYNRGPSDADNDFDDHSVDKRAAMTNEEESNEQGVEEIGVNDPVPNKSRVKRDKILQEDLRKKVNLELAKSQLERVEKKVEDEIRSLKKRSKSSGDTSKSESDSKKRQIITPNVSSHPRLLKIEVDTFEIGQESPKDTFDSVDRLKKSEIDAVSSKSSPDLQKDVRRELPLSGTENELRNKDKNEPKEVEDQLQRRIEAVKEKVKREIEENARIKEIEANNAKYDELMRSEEKNVEDTMNDSGREKRLEEDDREESGIINGTDQDEAEVAEEDDSLHGSIRKRSAAVYDDLGDNSEIEEEIKLRRKGNPKTRKFRKSVIPAPRSKGLKEGKRRLKHSKFSGTRDERESFLFPGRLYTRQRREMKARRRRIGSHKKKRGGKPRHKHRKIQRQSGGLDGGEIKGRWERAADEPLDEVVADSVADANSMGDLANAQDLGAQLAPEYQEAFGGLPNQPNAALARYKRIRRSS
- the LOC135159761 gene encoding CREB-regulated transcription coactivator 1 isoform X10; the protein is MANPRKFSEKIALLNQKQAEETAAFEAIMREVSDVTSRTALSNLEEMQHNPMMYRSNDRGRSMHGVGPMRSRPMEKRYDTSPYSGTYLSPPLPDTWRRTNSDSALHQSANEACQATSPIPHRRGSDAYQHAMGNASGDNRDGHHGFIERPRSSCEMPRVPGIHIYPSSQPPGPQTPISNNTGSLPDLSNVHFPSPLHTPLDQEDHSSSTQYSNRIQSDATSIDLPKSPQTGSPTTLSPTSLAQAGRLSFSQEHSPPAAQNHLSVPVNSRFLHTCKGVALENSTSTSQQDLQSYGQTPAQPPPSASHSPAHHYIYQQPHSPVPPQSPKTSQPQHQQQLNSLGSYRTNQPVRPSPQSSPGLTVQGSPLSYSNNPSAPPSPTGHPGPPSLTSDSIDQNSYFINQAQAAALQQTFEQFNMMDSTVDPNSISSYIGSTNETSSYSQNDMINVGGELGSSDGGYYSTSPQMAYQPRTPTTTQQLTPQTPNTPTIILTDFSGTDDLTSPEFAKDLGSSMSGEFDPDLFTSDDALRQGLGPIDLDGLQMLTDPDMVISDANAEDHFRLDRL